A portion of the Gigantopelta aegis isolate Gae_Host chromosome 10, Gae_host_genome, whole genome shotgun sequence genome contains these proteins:
- the LOC121384498 gene encoding zinc finger protein sens-like: MPRSFLVKNKKEEELLDGPEHKSAFRAVMPRNSDMNVQTRDTKNDQDSQPGSTHHTFLLTPTVVVKREREHVQPADAHAQTPLSPTKLDRHSDLSAFSVFRPWLTEPKQASQGTHLWQREPLGTLLQSREFRLRYGDFYRYHVMHGLTQNHLDLFPFTAPLWADPRFHPHFDKKPWNCGFSTRGGKPSSGDATSEATYVKGSYECVKCLKQFSTPHGLEVHVRRSHSGRRPFACDICNKTFGHAVSLSQHRAVHTQEKSFQCTQCGKTFKRSSTLSTHLLIHSDTRPYPCPYCGKRFHQKSDMKKHTYIHTGEKPYKCSHCGKAFSQSSNLITHCRKHTGFKPFSCKKCTRAFQRKVDLRRHVETQHAEDKQEPASQTQEHRTESPLMSPMTSPMTSPTSSSLSSPISPPVSSHLSPISQNSAHIPHFMSQPQRLAEHIALRS; this comes from the exons ATATGAACGTGCAGACACGAGACACAAAAAATGACCAAGACAGTCAACCCGGGTCGACACATCACACGTTTCTTCTTACGCCAACAGTTGTTGTGAAACGAGAACGTGAGCACGTGCAGCCCGCGGACGCACACGCTCAGACGCCACTCTCACCAACGAAACTAGACAGACATAGCGATTTGTCCGCCTTCAGTGTTTTCCGCCCTTGGTTGACGGAACCGAAGCAAGCTTCGCAAGGCACTCACCTATGGCAAC gcGAGCCTCTGGGTACCCTGTTACAGTCGCGTGAATTCCGTCTGCGATATGGCGACTTCTACCGCTATCACGTTATGCACGGGCTGACGCAAAACCACCTTGACCTTTTCCCGTTCACCGCGCCCTTGTGGGCGGACCCACGGTTCCACCCTCACTTCGACAAGAAACCCTGGAACTGCGGCTTCTCCACAAGAGGCGGCAAACCCTCCTCCGGTGACGCGACCAGTGAGGCCACCTACGTCAAGGGCTCCTATGAATGCGTCAAGTGTCTGAAGCAGTTCAGCACGCCACACGGACTCGAGGTGCACGTGCGGCGCTCACACAGCGGGCGGCGTCCGTTCGCGTGCGACATCTGCAACAAGACGTTCGGTCACGCCGTGAGCCTGTCGCAGCATCGCGCCGTGCACACGCAGGAGAAGAGCTTCCAGTGCACGCAATGCGGAAAGACGTTCAAGAGGTCGTCCACTCTGTCGACGCATCTCCTCATCCACAGCGACACCAGACCCTACCCGTGTCCGTACTGCGGCAAGAGATTCCACCAGAAGTCAGACATGAAGAAACACACGTACATTCATACAG GTGAGAAACCTTATAAATGCAGCCATTGCGGCAAGGCGTTCAGCCAGTCGTCCAACCTCATCACCCACTGCCGGAAACACACGGGCTTCAAGCCGTTCTCCTGTAAGAAGTGCACCAGGGCCTTTCAGCGGAAAGTCGACCTCAGGCGCCACGTGGAGACACAGCACGCAGAGGACAAGCAGGAGCCTGCCAGCCAAACACAGGAGCACAGGACGGAGTCTCCACTGATGTCACCCATGACGTCACCCATGACGTCACCAACTTCTTCGTCGCTCTCTTCGCCAATCAGCCCGCCTGTCTCTTCTCATTTGTCACCGATATCCCAGAACTCTGCTCACATCCCGCACTTCATGTCACAGCCTCAGCGATTGGCTGAACACATAGCTCTGCGTTCATAA